In Cercospora beticola chromosome 3, complete sequence, the following proteins share a genomic window:
- a CDS encoding uncharacterized protein (BUSCO:EOG09261CM0) produces the protein MRIARCTVRNIHLGLLRRTSPVPRYILLQFSQTPPHSTRWARHFASSSRRWQTQPQKVQLRPYQQESIQSVLEYIAKGEKRLAISLATGSGKTVIFSHLIAQVPSPTTDATQTLILAHRRELVEQAARHCQNLYSDKTVEIEMANRHASGLADITVASVQSLTRGARLMNYDPDRFKLVLVDEAHHIVASGYMDVLRHFRLADAAEYGPACLVGVSATLSRHDGMRLGAAIDHIVYHKDYLDMIEDQWLSNLLFTTVQSEAKLDNVKTQSHGDFQTGALSKAVNNDVTNSITVRAWMTKAKDRKSTLVFCVDLAHVAALTATFRAHGIDARFVTSDTPTKVRDERLEAFKNGEFPVLLNCGIYTEGTDIQNIDCIVLARPTQSRNLLMQMIGRGLRLHPDKENCHVIDMVASLETGIVSSPTLFGLDSDALLNEAQGKDLKAAKERRQKEREREDQAATATANNQLIELQGNVTFTDYDNVNDLIDDTAGERHVRQLSRNAWVQISDEKYILSNQDGSFIRIQRGDGDADADHFVVTYTRKVAGSEGTNSKILARPRNIAKASTFEDAVRAADTFVSKIFPFEFIAHSARWRRAPASSGQIDFLNKYRSKDEKLEYGSITKGRAGDRITKLRHGAKGSFNRHVARKRSAVKVQKKKAAWKERLDKSQVRVGKVIN, from the exons ATGCGTATCGCGCGGTGTACAGTTCGAAATATACATCTAGGACTTCTAAGACGAACATCGCCCGTTCCACGATACATCCTTCTCCAGTTCTCGCAAACGCCTCCTCACTCAACAAGATGGGCTAGGCATTTCGCGTCCTCATCGCGAAGATGGCAGACGCAACCGCAAAAGGTGCAGCTCCGGCCGTATCAACAGGAGAGCATCCAGTCTGTCCTGGAGTACATTGCCAAAGGCGAAAAAAGGCTGGCAATCTCGCTAGCCACAGGGAGTGGCAAGACG GTCATCTTCAGTCACTTGATAGCCCAAGTCCCGTCTCCCACCACTGATGCGACGCAGACTCTCATCCTTGCTCACAGGCGGGAGCTTGTCGAGCAAGCAGCGCGCCACTGCCAGAACTTATACTCGGACAAGACAGTCGAGATCGAAATGGCGAATAGACACGCCTCCGGTCTCGCGGATATTACTGTCGCGTCCGTTCAGAGTTTGACGCGAGGTGCAAGGTTAATGAACTACGACCCGGATCGGTTCAAACTCGTGTTGGTCGACGAGGCTCATCACATCGTGGCGTCCGGATATATGGATGTTCTTCGACATTTTCGCCTCGCGGATGCTGCTGAATATGGACCTGCTTGCCTTGTTGGAGTATCGGCGACGCTCTCACGACACGATGGAATGCGGCTTGGCGCGGCGATAGATCACATTGTCTACCACAAAGATTATCTGGATATGATCGAGGATCAATGGCTGTCGAATTTGCTTTTCACGACTGTCCAGTCTGAAGCCAAGCTCGATAATGTCAAGACGCAATCACATGGCGACTTTCAGACTGGAGCTCTTTCCAAGGCTGTCAACAATGATGTTACCAACTCTATCACAGTCCGCGCGTGGATGACCAAGGCAAAGGATCGAAAGTCTACTCTCGTATTCTGCGTGGACCTTGCGCACGTCGCAGCCTTGACAGCGACGTTTCGCGCACATGGTATAGATGCTCGTTTCGTCACAAGCGACACGCCCACCAAAGTTCGGGACGAGCGGCTGGAAGCGTTCAAGAATGGCGAGTTTCCCGTACTCTTGAACTGCGGCATCTACACTGAAGGAACTGACATCCAGAACATTGactgcatcgtcctcgcacGACCTACTCAATCACGCAACTTGCTCATGCAAATGATTGGACGAGGCCTGAGGTTACATCCAGACAAGGAGAATTGTCATGTGATTGACATGGTAGCCTCACTGGAGACGGGCATCGTATCTTCACCAACCTTATTCGGGTTGGATTCGGATGCACTACTGAACGAAGCTCAGGGCAAGGATCTCAAAGCTGCTAAAGAGCGTCGGCAGAAGGAACGGGAACGCGAAGACCAGGCAGCGACGGCGACTGCCAATAATCAGTTGATCGAGCTACAGGGCAATGTCACGTTTACGGATTATGACAATGTCAATGACTTGATTGACGACACTGCAGGAGAACGCCACGTTCGACAGCTCTCGAGAAATGCTTGGGTGCAGATCAGTGATGAGAAGTATATCCTTTCGAACCAGGACGGAAGCTTCATCAGGATCCaacgaggagatggagacgCAGATGCGGACCACTTTGTCGTGACATATACCAGGAAAGTCGCAGGATCCGAAGGCACTAATAGCAAGATCCTCGCTCGGCCAAGAAATATCGCAAAAGCCTCGACATTTGAAGATGCGGTTCGTGCGGCCGACACGTTTGTCAGCAAGATCTTCCCGTTTGAGTTCATTGCGCACTCTGCTCGATGGAGGAGAGCGCCGGCATCGAGTGGGCAGATTGATTTCTTGAACAAATACCGCTCGAAGGACGAAAAGTTGGAATATGGTTCGATCACGAAAGGGAGGGCTGGAGACCGGATTACCAAGTTGAGGCATGGTGCAAAGGGAAGCTTTAATCGACATGTTGCGCGGAAGAGGAGTGCCGTGAaggtgcagaagaagaaggcggcgtGGAAGGAGAGGCTTGACAAGAGTCAAGTAAGAGTTGGGAAGGTGATCAATTGA
- a CDS encoding uncharacterized protein (BUSCO:EOG09262KN8) yields the protein MRRRSSEGSEDEARDRPHVSTGSSKKGRAEVMARESAQPVRATTRHMSAQQQQQQRKAATKEASVLLTEKAPWPRTTPIPNPPLEPGTLDEPVPSKSRAEYVADHLRKHAERRRSPWRCSFLTLATSIGAIVILLTVVHSFLNRQQDPKGCAMSYMRPRFDRFPDFDTEHTRFASKYSLYLYREGGVDEDIRVKGIPVLFIPGNAGSYKQVRPIAAEAAVYFHDVLRQDGDAQGEGKRPLDFFTVDFNEELIAFHGQTLLDQAEYLNEAIAYILALYHNPQRSAREPGLPDPKSVIMLGHSMGGVVARTMLRMPNYQENTINTILTLSAPHARPPISFDAAMVSTYNDINTYWRRSFSGSAAKNPLDDVTLVSVAGGGLDTMIPSEYTSLTSLVPDTHGFTVFTSSIPNVWTGMDHLAIMWCDQFRKALVKAIYDVIDVRRPSQTRPRPERIRAFRKRLLTGMEPVVEKGLLEQEPTTYLTLEHSSTGIMSHGERLVLRSLGDTGTTKAHVMPIPAQPFVEGSKFTLLTDQKLDSEEDDGTMSVLLCSVFPPPAGFSVLSYAINLDPSNSAGGSTRLACKNAVSDVSLLPASNKDSVNAFDGTHPFSYLQYELSSIADYQFIAVVEKAKERMPGWVIAEFSNAAESSIKVSKGHHQLLLSGATVRLPAKRPMMTELKIPEVHSTLFAYSLEVDRKPCRKHEESFAPLMRQYIAEPYESKYFVNTKGGNINVHGLSPYMPPRLSAGPVTEGLSLQFWTDPTCNSTVEISFKVDVLGSAGKLVMRYRTVFAAFPILVVALVLRKQFKVYDTTGVFISFTQSMDQCIRTSLPAIFIALTFFAIAVSKSSHNLWTRHWLSKSTGTSEQAIDFTVNDLMLGTSDPFFWFLVPLFAIICVGICIVMNYVVLVLTHTIALGVAKVLRWAQGPPEESRRAQLPNTGLLNRRNLTIAVLLLLVVTIIPYQFAYAVLCLVQAVTCIRAIKTAQESQTPQSYHFYNYAHSVLLLMLWILPINAPVLVVWIHNLTVHWLTPFSTHHNLLSVLGYILLVETMSTNNMIPRVTSRVRYFTNTLMFALALYAAVYGVTYAYRMHYLVNALCCWLFVIHLSNSGSLASLARHLSGSSSSVTPSTAPPALGSTVPPVRGKKRP from the exons ATGAGGAGGCGCTCGAGCGAGGGAAGCGAAGATGAGGCTCGCGACAGGCCGCACGTCAGCaccggcagcagcaagaagggCAGGGCGGAGGTGATGGCTCGGGAATCAGCACAACCCGTCCGCGCGACAACGCGGCACATGTCtgcgcaacaacagcaacagcaacgaaAAGCAGCCACCAAGGAAGCCAGTGTGCTGCTCACAGAAAAGGCGCCATGGCCGCGGACAACGCCCATACCGAACCCGCCGCTCGAACCCGGCACTCTCGACGAACCCGTCCCTTCCAAATCGCGCGCCGAATACGTTGCCGACCATTTACGAAAACATGCAGAAAGACGACGGAGTCCATGGAGATGTTCCTTCCTCACGCTGGCGACGAGCATCGGTGCCATCGTCATCCTGTTGACCGTGGTCCACTCGTTCCTGAACCGACAGCAGGACCCGAAAGGATGCGCCATGTCTTACATGCGGCCGCGCTTCGACCGATTTCCCGACTTCGATACAGAACATACGCGCTTCGCGAGCAAATACTCATTATACCTCTATCGCGAAGGCGGCGTGGATGAGGATATCAGAGTCAAAGGGATACCGGTGTTGTTCATCCCTGGCAACGCTGGGAGCTACAAGCAAGTGCGACCCATCGCTGCAGAGGCGGCAGTGTATTTTCACGATGTATTACGACAGGATGGAGACGCGCAGGGAGAGGGCAAGCGACCGCTGGACTTCTTCACTGTCGACTTCAACGAGGAGCTCATTGCATTTCATGGCCAAACTTTACTCGACCAGGCCGAGTACCTGAACGAGGCCATCGCATACATTCTGGCACTGTATCATAATCCTCAGCGATCCGCTCGCGAACCGGGGCTGCCAGACCCCAAATCTGTGATCATGCTCGGTCATTCCATGGGAGGTGTAGTCGCCCGGACGATGCTTCGAATGCCGAATTACCAGGAGAACACGATCAACACTATTTTGACACTATCAGCGCCCCATGCGCGACCCCCGATCTCATTTGATGCCGCGATGGTCTCTACATACAACGACATCAACACGTACTGGAGGAGGTCTTTCTCCGGCTCGGCCGCAAAGAATCCACTGGACGATGTGACTTTGGTGTCCGTGGCAGGAGGTGGCCTCGACACCATGATTCCGTCAGAATACACAAGTTTGACATCACTTGTGCCTGATACACATGGTTTTACAGTCTTCACGTCGAGCATCCCTAATGTTTGGACAGGCATGGATCATCTGGCCATCATGTGGTGCGATCAATTCCGCAAAGCATTGGTCAAGGCAATCTATGATGTGATCGATGTACGCCGACCTTCACAGACAAGACCACGCCCAGAGCGGATACGCGCGTTCCGGAAAAGACTGCTCACCGGCATGGAACCAGTCGTCGAAAAGGGTCTTCTGGAGCAGGAGCCTACGACATACCTGACACTTGAACACAGCTCGACAGGTATTATGTCGCACGGTGAGCGACTAGTGTTGCGATCGCTTGGTGATACAGGGACCACGAAAGCGCATGTGATGCCTATCCCAGCACAGCCATTCGTGGAAGGCAGCAAGTTCACGCTCCTCACGGATCAGAAACTCGATtcggaagaagatgacgggACAATGTCGGTCCTGCTATGCAGCGTCTTCCCTCCACCCGCAGGGTTCTCAGTACTCTCGTACGCCATCAATTTGGACCCCTCGAACAGTGCGGGTGGATCTACGAGGCTTGCCTGCAAGAATGCCGTTTCTGATGTATCGTTGCTGCCCGCATCGAATAAAGATTCAGTCAACGCGTTCGATGGCACTCATCCGTTCTCGTATCTGCAGTATGAGCTGTCAAGCATTGCTGATTACCAATTCATTGCCGTGGTTGAGAAGGCGAAAGAGCGAATGCCTGGGTGGGTCATCGCTGAATTCAGCAATGCTGCAGAGTCTTCGATCAAGGTCAGCAAAGGCCACCACCAACTGCTGCTCAGCGGCGCCACTGTCCGACTGCCTGCAAAACGGCCAATGATGACGGAGCTCAAGATCCCAGAAGTGCACTCGACTCTGTTCGCGTATTCGCTCGAGGTGGATAGAAAGCCATGCCGGAAGCACGAGGAAAGCTTCGCTCCTCTCATGCGACAGTACATCGCGGAACCATACGAGTCCAAGTACTTTGTCAATACCAAAGGCGGCAACATCAACGTGCACGGTCTATCGCCGTATATGCCTCCGCGATTGAGCGCTGGACCAGTGACCGAAGGGCTGTCGCTGCAATTCTGGACGGATCCTACGTGCAATTCGACTGTCGAAATTTCGTTCAAAGTAGATGTACTGGGCAGTGCTGGCAAGCTTGTCATGAGGTACCGGACCGTCTTTGCAGCATTCCCGATTCTGGTTGTCGCGCTTGTACTTCGCAAGCAATTCAAAGTGTACGACACGACGGGAGTGTTCATCAGCTTCACACAGAGTATGGATCAGTGCATCCGCACTTCTCTGCCGGCAATATTCATTGCTTTGACGTTCTTCGCCATTGCGGTCTCCAAGTCCAGCCATAACTTATGGACGCGACACTGGCTGAGCAAGTCGACTGGAACATCTGAACAGGCGATCGACTTCACAGTCAACGATCTGATGCTCGGCACTTCGGATCCTTTTTTCTGGTTTCTGGTTCCGCTGTTTGCGATCATCTGCGTGGGAATCTGTATTGTCATGAACTATGTCGTCCTTGTCCTGACACACACGATTGCTCTGGGTGTTGCGAAGGTTCTGAGATGGGCGCAGGGGCCTCCAGAGGAATCACG CAGAGCACAACTACCCAACACTGGACTGCTCAATCGTCGCAACCTCACGATCGCAGTTTTATTACTGCTAGTGGTCACGATCATACCCTACCAGTTCGCATACGCAGTCCTCTGCCTGGTTCAAGCAGTAACCTGCATCCGAGCAATCAAGACCGCACAGGAATCTCAAACTCCACAGAGCTACCACTTCTACAACTACGCACACTCCGTCCTGTTACTCATGCTTTGGATCTTACCAATCAATGCCCCCGTACTGGTCGTTTGGATACACAACCTCACGGTACATTGGTTGACGCCCTTTTCGACTCATCATAATCTTCTCTCCGTGCTCGGATACATCTTGCTGGTCGAGACGATGAGCACGAACAACATGATACCGCGTGTGACGAGTCG AGTACGCTACTTCACCAATACCTTAATGTTTGCATTAGCACTCTACGCCGCGGTATATGGCGTCACCTACGCCTACCGGATGCATTACCTCGTCAATGCGCTCTGTTGCTGGCTCTTCGTCATCCATCTATCGAATTCCGGCTCGCTGGCGAGTTTGGCGAGGCATTTGTCCGGCAGTAGTAGCAGTGTCACGCCATCCACTGCGCCTCCGGCCTTAGGATCAACAGTACCGCCCGTTCGCGGCAAGAAACGACCGTGA
- a CDS encoding uncharacterized protein (BUSCO:EOG09264WF4), with protein MPHSISESQGDGDETPTRLPFPPVTKKHILNCSYHSWHPKYRTLTPKTRLVPLTRPFVDYLRADGIVLPEDDDPPAQMTSDTDSAYVSASDNPDANDDDEDEDPSAQWREVHRAIRATIEELGGAVMPKLNWSAPKDATYMNANTMKCHKPSDIYLLLKSSDFITHDLEHAYDDCVDASEGEQLSEDDIPYHLVLRKANPHWNPSVEFRCFVRDRKLLCISQRDMNYYQFLHKMQDKIQSLIREFFEIRLQNTFEDDSFVFDVYIPQTYDRVWLVDINPWASRTDPLLYSWQELLEMDAPLEEPEDELLQGGFVRLSIDPAKRQQMMDILAKQEAEMQASESVEHAEDSEDEDSAEEDLYLPELRLVHPEDPEAAMFSSTQYSAHKMPKDVVDASQSGNGLADFAKEWEKILADRQRADAAYDSGDDAT; from the coding sequence ATGCCGCACAGCATCAGCGAGTCGCaaggcgacggcgacgaaACTCCTACCAGGCTGCCCTTTCCGCCAGTCACCAAGAAGCACATCCTCAACTGCTCATACCATTCCTGGCACCCGAAATATCGCACTCTCACACCAAAGACGCGCCTTGTGCCCCTCACAAGACCTTTCGTCGACTACCTACGCGCCGATGGAATCGTTCTaccagaagacgacgacccACCAGCTCAGATGACCTCAGACACCGATAGCGCCTATGTTTCCGCCTCCGATAATCCCGATGccaacgacgatgacgaggacgaagatccTTCGGCTCAGTGGCGAGAGGTACACCGCGCGATTCGAGCAACGATTGAAGAGTTGGGCGGGGCTGTCATGCCAAAGTTAAATTGGTCTGCACCCAAAGACGCAACCTACATGAACGCCAACACAATGAAGTGTCACAAGCCAAGTGACATTTACCTCCTTCTCAAGAGTTCGGATTTCATTACACATGACCTAGAGCACGCCTATGATGACTGTGTGGATGCTTCAGAAGGGGAACAACTGAGTGAGGACGACATCCCATACCACCTCGTCCTCCGCAAGGCGAACCCACATTGGAACCCATCCGTCGAGTTTCGCTGTTTCGTCAGAGACAGAAAGCTGCTGTGCATCTCACAGCGGGACATGAATTACTACCAATTTCTTCACAAGATGCAGGACAAGATTCAGTCGTTGATCAGGGAATTCTTCGAAATCCGACTTCAAAACACATTCGAGGACGATAGCTTCGTGTTCGACGTCTACATCCCACAAACTTACGATCGCGTCTGGCTAGTTGACATCAATCCGTGGGCTTCAAGAACAGATCCGCTGCTGTACAGTTGGCAAGAGCTGCTTGAGATGGACGCGCCACTTGAGGAGCCCGAGGATGAACTTCTGCAAGGCGGCTTTGTCCGACTTTCCATCGATCCAGCGAAGCGACAGCAAATGATGGATATCCTTGCCAAACAGGAGGCCGAGATGCAGGCAAGTGAATCAGTCGAGCACGCCGAGgacagcgaggacgaagactcGGCCGAGGAAGACCTCTACCTCCCGGAGTTGCGTCTCGTACACCCAGAAGATCCAGAAGCCGCGATGTTCTCCAGTACCCAGTACAGCGCACACAAGATGCCGAAAGACGTTGTCGATGCCAGCCAGTCAGGTAATGGTCTGGCAGATTTTGCGAAGGAATGGGAGAAGATTTTGGCTGATCGTCAGCGCGCTGATGCTGCGTATGACAGTGGTGACGATGCTACTTGA
- a CDS encoding uncharacterized protein (BUSCO:EOG092610ZY) gives MAPKGKKGKKGGDDWDEGLGESADPIAQAEQEAKAAEAGEEEEGGGGGFMAMLKKNREKRKKKGKVADNDFLEGEDPTQEQDADGIPAAPAVDLAAKAPEEATMDDEDIFAQPAKGKKGGKAAQQKKAEPEPEEDAEEGGGGVKTKAQKEKEKKEREKQRKKEQAAAKKKAAPAQPKAEEKKVEAAAPAPSLEPPAAGGKKKKLSPALAALQKQQEELRKRQEEEQREREELAKRDEEERKRMEEEEKAKEEAKAAKKAKEKAKIEEMKKAGTYKTEKQRKEEARQKERLQQMLESGVKVAALEGDTEPKKPSSVKDQRKKNPRKEAEERKKAEQQAREEEEARERLEELKLKEEQEKKLAEEAEKARLNAEAKKDEEDELEDWEAMAEAEENGVKDSWDAESGDEKAKPAANGKAPAQANGKDDDSSSEEEDSDSDDSSEDEAALTAAKRQAEQRRRQAQEKREKEREAALAAASKDNLRSPICCILGHVDTGKTKLLDKVRQTNVQEGEAGGITQQIGATYFPVEALQKKTNIVNQDGAFEFKVPGLLVIDTPGHESFTNLRSRGSSLCNIAILVVDIMHGLEPQTLESMKLLRDRKTPFIVALNKIDRLYGWKPIANNGFRDSLSLQKSSVQGEFHDRLEKTKLAFAEQGFNAELFYENKSMAKFVSLVPTSAHTGEGIPDMLKLLITLTQERMTKQLMYLTEVEATILEVKVIEGLGTTIDVVLSNGILNEGDRIVLCGTDGPITTDIRALLTPAEMKELRIKSQYVHNKQVKAAIGVKIAANGLDTAIAGSRLLVMKDKNDEDEQEELEDEVMGDLENLMSRISKTGRGVTVQASTLGSLEALLEFLRVSKIPVANISIGPVHKRDVITASTMLEKAKEYAVMLCFDVKVDKEAHEMAEQMGVKIFMADIIYHLFDSFTDHMSKLAAQKKEESKMLAVFPCVLRPVAVFNKKDPIVVGVDVVEGNLRLHTPIAVVKQNSVTGVKDIFTLGRVVSIERDHKQLDICKKGQPSVAVKIEGSNQPGYGRQLEDKDVLYSHISRASIDTLKQFYRDEVTKDEWALIAKHLKGLFDVN, from the coding sequence ATGGCACCaaaaggcaagaagggcaagaagggcgGCGATGACTGGGACGAAGGTCTCGGTGAGAGCGCCGATCCGATAGCACAAGCAGAGCAAGAGGCCAAGGCTGCTGAggccggcgaggaggaagaaggtggcggtggtggcttcATGGCCATGCTCAAGAAGAACCGAGAaaagcgcaagaagaagggcaaggttGCTGACAACGATTTCCTGGAAGGCGAGGACCCCACGCAAGAGCAAGACGCTGATGGCATCCCTGCAGCTCCAGCTGTGGATCTTGCAGCAAAGGCGCCTGAGGAGGCTACcatggacgatgaggataTCTTCGCACAGCCAgccaagggcaagaagggcggcaaggcagcacagcagaagaaggccgagccagagccagaagaGGACGCTGAAGAGGGTGGCGGTGGCGTGAAGACCAAGGcacagaaggagaaggagaaaaagGAGCGAGAGAAGCAGCGAaagaaagagcaagctgcggctaagaagaaggctgctccAGCACAACCAAaggcagaagagaagaaagtcgAGGCTGCGGCTCCGGCTCCGTCACTCGAGCCTCCTGCTGCCGGaggaaagaagaaaaagctCAGTCCTGCGCTTGCAGCActgcagaagcagcaagaagagctTCGCAAACGacaagaagaggagcagCGCGAGAGGGAAGAGCTTGCTAAgcgcgatgaagaggagcgaAAGCGtatggaagaggaagagaaggcaaAGGAGGAAGCCAAAGCGGCCAAGAAGGCtaaggagaaggcgaagattgaggagatgaagaaggctggCACATACAAGACGGAGAAGCAGCGGAAAGAAGAGGCACGCCAGAAGGAACGACTGCAGCAAATGCTGGAGTCTGGTGTGAAAGTTGCTGCGCTTGAAGGTGACACGGAGCCTAAGAAGCCGTCTTCTGTGAAGGATCAACGCAAGAAGAACCCTCGCAAGGAGGCCGAGGAGCGCAAGAAGGCCGAGCAACAGGCtcgcgaagaggaggaggcgagagAGCGTTTGGAAGAATTGAAGTtgaaggaggagcaggagaagaagcttgctGAAGAGGCCGAGAAGGCCAGACTCAACGCCGAAGCCAagaaggacgaagaggacgagctcGAAGACTGGGAGGCAATGGCGGAAGCAGAGGAGAATGGTGTCAAGGATAGCTGGGACGCGGAGTCTGGGGATGAGAAGGCCAAGCCTGCGGCCAACGGAAAGGCGCCTGCTCAAGCGAACGGCAAAGACGACGACTCAAGttcagaagaggaggattcTGACTCCGATGATTCCTCCGAAGACGAGGCAGCCCTCACGGCGGCCAAGAGACAGGCAGAGCAGAGACGTCGACAGGCCCAGGAGAAGCGCGAAAAGGAGCGTGAagctgctctcgctgccgCGTCCAAGGACAACCTTCGTTCACCCATCTGTTGTATTCTTGGTCACGTCGATACCGGAAAgacgaagctgctcgacaaGGTCCGTCAGACCAACGTCCAGGAAGGCGAAGCAGGTGGTATCACACAACAGATTGGTGCCACTTACTTCCCAGTCGAGGctctgcagaagaagacgaacatTGTCAACCAGGATGGTGCTTTCGAATTCAAGGTGCCCGGTCTCCTTGTCATTGATACACCTGGTCACGAGTCCTTCACCAACCTCCGATCTCGTGGTTCGTCGCTTTGTAACATTGCCATTCTCGTGGTCGATATCATGCACGGTCTTGAGCCTCAGACGCTGGAATCtatgaagctgctgcgcgaCCGCAAGACACCTTTCATCGTCGCGTTGAACAAGATCGACCGTCTCTATGGCTGGAAGCCTATCGCCAACAACGGCTTCCGCGACTCTCTCAGCCTGCAGAAGTCCAGTGTGCAAGGTGAATTCCACGACAGACTTGAGAAGACTAAGCTCGCATTTGCTGAGCAAGGTTTCAACGCGGAGCTGTTTTACGAGAACAAGTCCATGGCGAAGTTTGTCTCGCTCGTGCCAACATCAGCGCATACTGGAGAGGGTATTCCAGACATGCTCAAGCTTCTCATCACCCTTACGCAAGAACGCATGACCAAGCAGCTCATGTATCTGACCGAAGTCGAGGCCACCATTCTCGAAGTCAAGGTCATTGAAGGTCTTGGTACTACTATCGACGTGGTTCTGTCGAACGGTATCCTCAACGAGGGTGACAGGATTGTGCTCTGCGGTACAGATGGACCTATCACTACTGATATCAGGGCTCTTCTCACCCCGGCTGAGATGAAGGAACTGCGTATCAAGTCACAATACGTTCACAACAAGCAAGTGAAGGCTGCCATCGGTGTCAAGATTGCTGCCAACGGTCTAGACACAGCCATCGCTGGCTCGCGACTGTTGGTCATGAAGGACAAgaacgacgaggatgagcaagaagagctcgaagacgaagtcATGGGCGATCTGGAGAACCTCATGTCGCGCATTTCCAAGACTGGTCGTGGTGTCACTGTGCAGGCTTCCACTCTCGGTTCTCTCGAAGCTCTTCTGGAGTTCTTGCGTGTCTCGAAGATTCCTGTTGCCAACATCTCTATCGGCCCTGTGCACAAACGTGATGTCATCACTGCGTCTACTATGCTGGAGAAGGCCAAAGAATACGCTGTCATGCTGTGCTTCGATGTCAAGGTCGACAAAGAGGCACACGAGATGGCTGAGCAAATGGGCGTCAAGATCTTCATGGCAGACATCATCTACCACCTCTTCGACAGCTTCACGGATCACATGAGCAAGCTGGCAgcgcagaagaaggaagagagcaAGATGCTTGCGGTCTTCCCCTGCGTACTCCGGCCGGTTGCTGTCTTCAACAAGAAGGACCCTATCGTTGTTGGTGTGGATGTCGTGGAAGGCAATCTGCGTCTGCACACACCTATTGCCGTTGTCAAGCAGAATTCAGTCACTGGCGTGAAGGACATTTTCACACTTGGAAGAGTGGTATCGATCGAACGCGACCACAAGCAATTAGACATTTGCAAAAAGGGTCAGCCTTCGGTGGCTGTCAAGATCGAGGGTAGCAACCAGCCTGGATATGGAAGGCAGCTGGAAGACAAGGATGTGCTCTACTCGCATATCTCGAGAGCTTCGATTGATACGCTGAAGCAGTTCTACCGAGATGAAGTCACCAAGGACGAGTGGGCACTCATCGCCAAGCACTTGAAGGGGCTGTTCGATGTCAATTAA